In the Catenulispora sp. GP43 genome, one interval contains:
- a CDS encoding cytochrome b N-terminal domain-containing protein — MTDLIEATTLPEPMPDPEPAGGWTGALRRRIFETMPPEQLLPDTQPAYVASWIYVFGVLTLTAFLTVVGTGTVLALKGAAWWHVSGTGHFVNSLHLWSVELFMTFMSVHLIAKFFMAAWRGKRALTWITGVIALGASAFTALTGYLIQQNFDSQWVATQAKDGLNSIGVGAYFNTMDFGQMLIWHVALLPLVVSVVVVLHILLVRRRGVVPPLAPRDTAEEVQA, encoded by the coding sequence ATGACCGACCTGATCGAGGCCACGACACTGCCGGAGCCGATGCCGGACCCGGAGCCGGCCGGCGGATGGACCGGCGCGCTGCGGCGCCGCATCTTCGAGACCATGCCACCGGAGCAACTGCTCCCGGACACGCAGCCCGCATACGTCGCGTCGTGGATCTACGTCTTCGGGGTACTCACCCTGACGGCGTTCCTGACCGTCGTCGGCACCGGAACCGTGCTCGCGCTCAAGGGCGCGGCCTGGTGGCACGTGTCCGGCACCGGACACTTCGTCAACAGCCTGCACCTGTGGTCGGTGGAGCTGTTCATGACATTCATGTCGGTGCACCTGATCGCCAAGTTCTTCATGGCGGCCTGGCGCGGCAAGCGGGCGCTGACCTGGATCACCGGCGTGATCGCGCTGGGCGCCTCGGCGTTCACCGCGCTGACCGGATACCTGATCCAGCAGAACTTCGACTCGCAGTGGGTCGCGACACAGGCCAAGGACGGCCTGAACTCGATCGGGGTCGGCGCCTACTTCAACACGATGGACTTCGGGCAGATGCTGATCTGGCACGTCGCCCTGCTGCCGCTGGTCGTGTCGGTGGTCGTGGTGCTGCACATCCTGCTGGTCCGGCGGCGGGGCGTGGTACCCCCGCTGGCACCGCGGGACACCGCCGAGGAGGTGCAGGCGTGA